The following is a genomic window from Chitinophaga caseinilytica.
GTGCGTCTGCCTGTGAGCGGAACGGGTGAAAACCCGGCACCGCGGGGATATGCGCCTGGTAAATCATGGGGCGGCCGCGGTAAGTAATGCGGTATGCCCACCCTTCTTTCCATGGCTCCGTCACCAACCGGTACGGCCGCTCCCTGCACGAAAACAGGGAGCCGGCCGCGGCCAGTGCGAGCAGTATTGCGATGGACTGCCTAGTCATTTTCGTTGTAGGTTGCGTTCGGTTCGAAGAGATAGATATCGTCGAGCTGGAGGCTGCCCGTTCTGCCGGAAGCCACGTGCCCCTTGCCTCCCAGCACGAAAGACACGGCACCGTACCGGGCGGCGCCTTCGAAATCGCGCACCTGCGTCCACCGGTCGGAAACGCCGTCGTATTCCCAGG
Proteins encoded in this region:
- a CDS encoding DUF4907 domain-containing protein, whose translation is MTRQSIAILLALAAAGSLFSCRERPYRLVTEPWKEGWAYRITYRGRPMIYQAHIPAVPGFHPFRSQADARRTGTLVLRKLESGTMPALSLDEIDSLQITR